CTCTCGTCCGAACAGACACAACTTCGGGTCACCCTCAGCGCGCTCGATGTCCCCGAAGACCTGGTCGTAGGTGCGGTTCTCCTTGATGATGTACAGCACGTGCTTGAAGACCGAGGGCTCGCCGATGCGCTCAGGCACCGGGACCGGCTCGCGGTTCATCCGAGGCTTGAGGTCTGCGGCCAGCACGTGAGCCTGACGATTGTTGAGCGCAACCTGGCGGGTGTACCTGACAAGACGTTCAGAGTCGGGAAGCGTGACCAGCGAGACAGTCCCGCGATGGCCGTGCGAGTTGAACCCCGTCCTGCCGAGGGCGCGTGAGCCGATGCCCTTGATATTCGCCACACAGAGCGTCTTGCCGTCGGGCGTCAGCGACAGTCCTCCCGGATACCATCCGACGGGGATGAAGCCTTCCACGCGACTGACCTCTCGCTTCTGGACGGCCTCTTCGCCATCGCGAGCGGCCCGGCAGAGACGTACCACGGCGACCGCGTTGTTCGTCCCGTTCCCCACGTAGAGGGTGCCGCCGTCCGAGGATAGGCAGAGGGCGTTCGGGGCACTCCCGAAGACCATTCCCGTCACCGGCGCAACACAGATCGTCTCGATGACATGATCCGCGTGCGTATCGAGGACTGAGACCGTATCGCTGGAGGTGTTCGCAACGTACACGCGGTCGCCACGCGGGCTGGTGACGATCGCAGAAGGGTGCTTGCCAACCTCGATCTTGCGGATCGCCTTCCCCGCATCGAGGTCCACAACCGAGACCGCACCCCTGGCGGAGGCATTCGAGCGACGGTCGATCACGATCGAGTCCCACCTGCCGGCAGGACCGATCGGTTCTCCTGGCTGAGGTCTGAAGCCGCCCCAGTTCGTCACGTACAGCTTCCGTCCCACAGAAGCCACGCCGTAGGGCAGCATCTCGCAGTCGATCTCTCGCAGCACCTTGTGAGTGCTGAGATCGACCTCGGCAACCGTGTTGTTGCCGTCGAGTGCAACGTAGAGTCGCGAGCCGTCGGCGCTCAGGGCCATACCAACGGGGATCGCGTTCGGCGCCGGGCGACGTGGCTTGAAGGGAATCGAGTCCGCCCAGGTAACCGCCCCATCGGGCTTGACGGTGGCGATGAACACGTCGCCGTTGATGCCGGAGGTGTACAGTGTGGTCCCGTCCGCCGACCAGAGCAGACCGCAGTAGGAGTTGCCGGCCTTCGGGAGCGCAGCATCACGCACGACGGTGCCGGTCTCAATCGAGAGGAGCAGCAGTCGCGAGTGGCCCTTCACCGCCAGCCACCTGCCGTCCGGGCTGACCGCGCAGTCGTTGGCTCGCTGGGAGAAGACGACCTGCCTTCCGGCGGGCGTCAGCACCTGGTTCGTCGGAACCAGGCCGCGTCCGCTGGATTCGCGTCCCCAGATAGTGCCTGCGTCGAAGCGGTCGGCGGGCCGGGTGTCCTGCGACCAGCGCGGGAAGTCAGGCTTGCCCAGGAGGGGCGGGGCAGCGAAGGAGGGCGCAAGGCTCAGAGCGGCAGCGACGATCAGGATCGGCAAACGCATCGGTTATCTCCAGTCGCACGACGTGGCGGCACAACCAGGCCGGGAAGGAACGCTGCCTTCCCTGACCATGCCGCTTCACTTACGCAGGTTTCCAGTTGCGCCGCGAGGGCTACTCCGGCCAGGTTACGCGCGTCGCCGAGGTCAGGGCCTTGCGGGCCGCGTTGACGGTCACCTCTGCCGGCGTCTTCTGGACGGTGGCATACCGGAACTCGGCCAGCGCCGCCTCCAGGTCAGCGAGTGCTTGCTTCGCCGCCGGGTCCTCACGCGCCGACAAGGCCTTGCGCACCAGCCGCACCTTTTCGTACGCAGCAACACCCTCGCGCAGGCGCTCGAAACGAACAGAACTGCGTGCGCCCGGGTAGACCAGGAAGCAGTCGCCCGCAGGCCAGGTCACGAAGCTCGTATCGCGCAGCGGGTCTTGCGTCCAGCTATCGAAGGCCCAGCGCAGGAAGCCCGAGTAGCCCTGGGCAGCGGCATACCAGCCCAGCCACTCGGCCTCACTCGGCGGCGAGAAGGTAAAGGTGTTCGGCTTCGCCGGCCCACAGCACACGTAGACGGTGGTCGGCAGTCCTTTGGCAAGGCGTTCACTGGCGATGGCCGGATCGAGCGGCGGGTCGATGAACACGCACCAGTCGTCGATCAGGTCTTTGAGCTCCGGGTGGTTGCCTCCGGCCATGGCGACCTTCAACTCAGGTGCTGCTTGCCGCACCACGCCGAGGACCTTCTGTGCTACCTCCGCCGGGGGTTCGTCCATCGCCAGCGCCGTCTTCGAAAGCCAGCCACGCTGACGCAGGTGCTCCGTGAAGTCTCGCAGGAACCGGCTCCAGTGCTCGATATACTCCGGACTCCCGGGAGCGGCGGCCACCGTGATGTAGTCTCCCGTTGCCGCGTCGAGGTACCGCACGCCGCCCGACCAGGAGGACGCGGAGTAGCAGTTGATCGCTCCCCTGATGCCGCAGCGCCAGGCGAGCTCAACGTACTCATCGAAGACCGAGTAATCGTAGCGGTAGGTGCCGTCCGCCTCCTTGATCCACTCGACCATCGAGTCGTAGGGGTCATAGGTCTGCGTCCCCCAGGGCCGGTAGACGATCGTGGTGGTGATGCACTTCTGCCCGGCCTCGGCCAGCAGCCGCAGGTGCGGCTCCAGGATTGCCTTGTGGGCCGGCGACCAGGGCTCGACTCCATGGTACCGTGCCAGTGCGTAGGGGTTCTGCCACAGATCCAGCCAGTAGGTCCACTCAGCGGGTGGCGGCAAGGTCGCGGGCAGGACCTCCAGCTTGATCGGCAACGACAGTGGCTCCTGTCCCTGGGCCTGCACGGCGATCGTGCCGGTATAGATCCCCGCACCTGTGTCGCTCGGAACCTCAATCGACACCCAGACCGGCCGCGTCGTGCACGGGGCAAGGTCCAGCCGCGCTATCGTATCGAGAACGTCAGGCACCAGCTTGCCGTCCGCCAGCACGTAGCGCACGAACCGGGCCCTGACGGCGCTGCCCGGGATCACTCCACCTTCGGCCGACCGCAACTCCCCGGGCACGATCCGCACCTGCTGGGCACCCTTGCGGCTCGATAGAACCATCTGGGCGCTGACTCTCTCTCCGCGCCATGCGACACAGGAGGTTTCCGGCGTCCCGCTGGGCGGTTCCTCTCTTGGGTAGTGCGTGTCCGTCGAGCCCCAGGCGGCCTGCAGACCCTCGGGAACCTGGGCCCAGCGTCCGGCTCGTCTGACGGCGGTTTCGGCCTGTTGTTCGGGGAGTTCGTATCCCTCGATTTCCACGATGTGCCCTCCTGCTGCGTTGCTTGCTGAGTTGCGTGTGAAGGTGACGCGCACCTGACTCGCGGTAGCGGTCGGGAAGACGAAGGTCTCTCCGGCGGCCGTTGCCGGAGTCATGTTATCTCGGCGGTCTGCCAGCACCCGCCAGTTCTCACCATCCTCCGAACCCTCGATCACGTACTGGTAGTACCGTCGGTTGTCCCAGAAGGTCCACAGGCGCAGGCAGTTCAGTGCCGTGGGCTTCTGGAGCTGCACGGTCAGCTGCACGGGGATGTTCTCGGCCGCCCAGTGGTTGCCGGCGTTGTCATGTCGCCCGTCAACGGCGAACTCAGGCTTCCGGTCGCTCCAGTGCGGCGAGCCAGTGACCCTGGCTCCCAGCAGCAGGTTCGTGCCCCACCGCAGCCCGGGATCGGGTGGCTCGTAGATCACGTGAGCCTGAATCTGCGCGAGTGCCATGGCCGGGCAAAGGGCGAACAGCAGGACGAGAACCTTCCACATGATCGGTCTCCTGAGCACGGGCGTTGTCAGTCATCGGGCGTGCTTAGTTGGCGAGCTTCCGGGCCTCAAGGGCAACCTCAGGGCTGCATGCACAGCAGTTCCTCGCCCCCGGCCACGATCAGCGATTGCTTTCCGTCAGCTCTGTTCAGAGCCGACAGCCAGGTTACCGGGCCGGAGGTCTGGGCCGACAGCACCGGCTGGAGCTTGCCGTCCAGGACAAAGACACGGCCGTCACGGCACCCGGCAGCAAGCCGCGTCTGCGAGCCGGAGCCGAGAACCGCCAGCGACAGGACAGCACTGCTGAGCTGCCGCGTCGCCTTGGCCGTACCCTCCGGGCCGAGCAGGTAGACGTAGCCGGTCTCCGAGGCGACGGCAGTCTCGGGCTTGCCGTCGTTGTCGTAGTCGGCGATGCGAAGGTCTGTGACCCCGTAGCCGTAGTTGTTGAAGCTCCAGAGAATCTTGTCGCGCCAGCGAGTGCAGGTCAGAGCGCCCGTCGAGGAGCCGTTGACGATCTCATACTTCCCGTCGCCGTCGAGGTCGTCGACCCCAAAGACGACGTCACCGAGCTCGGAGTAGGTCCCCGGTGCCTCGAGACCCCTGGCGGTCACGACCTCCACGGAACCGTAGCGATTCCCGGCGACGATCTCCAGCACCCCGTCCTTGTCCAGGTCAACGAGCCTCATGCGGTAGGTGCCGTGTTCAATCCGGTTGAAGGCCCACTGCTTCTCGAGTTGCGCGTTGTAGCGCAGGATATTGCCATTGCGCGTGCCGATGATGACGTCGGGCCGGCCGTCTCCTTCGAGGTCCCCGATGGCCACATTGGAGACCCTCGGGTCACGGACGCTGCTGGTGCCAACGCGAAGGGCGGCGTCGCAGTGGGTCTTGCTCAAGAGCTTGCCCGCGGCGTCGGCCATATAGAAGTGCTCGTCATCCGAGCCGATCAGCACCTCGGGCTTCCCGTCTCCGTTGAGGTCGCCGGTGGCGAAGTCGTTCACTTGCGCGCCGGTCTCCAGCGACCAGAGCTGCTTGCCGGTGTTGTCGAGGCAGACCGCGTAGCGACCCCAGCCGAGCAGAAGCTCCTGGGCGCCGTCACCCTTGAGATCCGCGGGCACGAGCCGGTTGACGACGGCGACCTGGTCATCCTGCCGGGCCGCCGGCAGCGTCCAGGCCTTGGCCAGTAGGGGATAGCCGAGGGACGTACCGGTCGCAGGCCTGGGCGCCAGCGCCAGCCTGGCTGCCTCCGCGACGGACCGGGTAGCTTGCGCCTGCAGCGCAGTCAGTTGCGACCACTTGCTCAGGTCGAGGGAACTGCTACCCTTCGCTACGGTCTGCTTCCTCCCGTCCACCGTGATCTCGGTCTCGGCGGCGGCGTAGAGGGTAGCTGCACCGCTCTTGAGGTCGATCTCCAGCGAGACCGGAGCCGTCGCGGTCAGCAGGCCGCTGCTCACGTCGAATAGCGCAAGTCGATCGGCGGTCGCCCAGGCCACCAGGGCACCGGGCAGCCCGGCCAGGTTGCGGTCCGGGCTCACGCTGAGCCGTCCCCAGGGCTTGCCGTCGCGCAGGACGAGGGTATCCGTTGCGCTGACGCGGCGCAGGTCAAGATTGAGTGCCTTGTCACTGCGGTCGTTGTAGAACAGGTTCTGGCTGCTGACGACGTCCTTCTCCCGCAGCCGCCCCCCGAAGGTCTCGCGCAGGTACTTGAGCCGAAGGTTGACGTTGTTGACCCGGGTGGTCACGTCGCAGGTGGCCTGCCCGTCGTTCTTGACGAAGAACCGGGCGTCTGGTGCCCTGAGGGCCTGTGTGGGGTCAAGGAGCGGCGGATTGGTCGCGTCGATATCGGCGACTTCCTTGCCCTGCGCATCCTGCACCAGAACCTGGGAGAGAAGCACGCCGGGGTTCTCGCGGAGGGTGATGCGCACCACGTGCTGCCCGTCCTTCGCGATGGTCACGTTCGGTGTGGCCGTGTCCTTGGTCCAGGTGGAGCTGGAGGGCCCCAGCTTGTCGATGGGGATGTGGAAGGCGATGTCCTCGCCGCCGTCAATGCAAAGGAAAAGGCTATCGGAGCCGGTGTCCTTGCCCTGGGCGAAGAGGGTGATCGCGTACTGACCGGCCTTGAGGTTCACCGGGAACTCCAAGCGCGAGACCTGCTCGGTGAACTTGACGGCCTTCGTCACACCTGGCGCCGGGTTGCTGACCACCTGCAGGTCGCGACTGCCGGCACCACCCGCCATGGGACGAAGGGAGGTGAAGATGCGGCTGTCGGTCAGCGCCTGCTCGCCGAGGTCCAGGTGCTTGAAGACGTTCTCGAAGCGGAAGTCGCCCTCCTTGACCGCCTTGAGCTCATCAACCAGGACGAAGCCGACGCCCTTCAGCCAGAGCAGGTTGCGCGACCAGTCTGCGCCGTTGTAGTTCGCGACAGTGCTGCGGGTGAAAGCGCAGGTGTCGAGGTCGGCCTGGGCATCGAGGCTCGCAGCCGGCGGAACGAGCTGATCCGCGCGGCCGTCGCGGATGACGCTGACCATGTTGTGGTCGGTGGTGTTGCGGACCAGGTAGTCGCCGTCGATCAGCCAGTCCTGGCCGTCGGCATGGTACTTGATGAGGTTGTTCGTGTCGTAGTGCAGGTGCTTGCCGCGACCAAAGCCGTCGAGAAGCAGGAAGGGACACTCCCGCTCCAGGCTCTCGCGGAAGGTGATCTTGTCGAAGGCCCGCTCGTAGGGCACCTTCAGGGGCTCGGGTTCGCCACCATAGGATGGGGTGGTGTTGGCCCAGCGGTAGTACTCCGGCGCCATGGGCCAGACGGTGAGACCGACGATCTCCTTCCACACGACGGGGGTGATATCGGTCCGGTACGGGTTGGCCCACTTGTTGTCGTAGAGCTGCTGCAGCCGCCACAGGTAGCGTGGGTCCTGATAGTACCAGTAGGCGATCGGCAGGGCGTTCAGCTCGTAGCCTGGGCCCTTGCTGTAGCCCGAATCGCCGAAGCCGGGGATGTCGCCCACGTTGTCACACATGCCGGTGAGGTACTCGGCAAGCTGCCGGACCTGCCCCGTCTCGAAGTAGCTGTAGTCGTTGCGCGAGAGTGTGTACTCGATCGTGTGGCGCGGCGTGATGGTCAGGTAGCCGTCGGCATCGCACTGCGGCTTCCAGCTCTTGACGGCACCTCGGAAGGCGCCCTCCACCTGCGCGAGACAGTCCCGGTAGAGAGTCGTCTGTCCAGGATAGTAGCGCTCAAAGTAGCGGGCGAGCCAGTACACGCCCAGCAGCGGGAAGGTCTGGTGGTTCCACACGAGCGTCTGGTTGTCGGCGAAGGTCCCCCAGTTGTAAACGTTGCTGCGCAGGTTCGCGAGGGTGACGTACAGGACGTTGGTGAACTCGAGACGCTCGGCATCGGTGAAGACCGGAGCCTCCTCGATGACATCCCACAGGGCGCCCAGGTTGTTCGAGGTGGTCTCCTCGGGCCAGTTGATGTGATAGGCGGGGCTCTCGAGCAGTCGGTCGCGACAGGCAAGGAGGGCCTGACGGGCACGCTGAGCCTGGACGATCTCGCCGCTATCGCGCCAGGACCGGGCAGCCTGCCAGAACTGCACCCACAAGTCCGGCCCGAGCGGAGCGTCGAGCACCGCCCTGGCAGCCTCCTCCGAGAGCGGCTTCGCCGAGGACACCATCAGCAGTGGGCGATCAAGGGCGCAGTTGGGGCCCTCGGGTAGCCGAGCTGCGAGGTCCGCAAGGGCCCTCCTGGCGCCGTCCACGTCGGAAGCTTCGACCGTAAGGATGTTGAGGTCCCGGAAGTTGAAGGGCTGGTGGACGGTCCGGAGCGCATACTCACCCTTCCCGGGCCACAGCGAGTCGGCGCGGGTGTACTGGTTGAAGTAGAGACGCTCCAGCACGGAGTTGTTGTTGAGGTTGCCCAGGGCAAGGATGGTCTGGTCGCTGTCCAGCAGCGCTTTTGCATCGGTCACTACCGGCACCGTGGCGCCTGTCTTGCGCCGGATCAGCGCCTGGAGCTCCAGGGCCACCTGCTGCCATTCGGGATCGGCCGGAGAGGCAAGGACGGCGGCCGGCCTTGCATTGGCAGTGATGACTGTCTGGAGCTTGAGCGGGCGCACCGTCGGGATTTCGTCCTCCCCGGCTTGCAGGACAACGGAGGAGAGGCCCGTGGTCGGCACCGTCACGAGAGAGGCGTCATCGAGTATCGTGTCGCTTGTCCAAAAGTGCATGGTGTACAGGTAGAAGCGGACCGACGTCGCACCTTCGGGAGCCTGTGCTCCGATCTTGAACCGCTGCCAGTCGGCACCAACCGGGGCCACAATCTGGCGCGAGAAGCTCTTGTCGGCACCGGCGAAGGTTAGCTGAAGCAGGACGGCGTTGGCGTTGTTGCTGGCCAGACACTTCGCCCAGACGCTCGCCAGGTAGTACTGCCCTGGCTTGACCGCAACGTCCTGCTGCACACCGATGGCATAGCGGTTGTCGCGGACGTTCGGCCCTGTGTCGATGAGGCGGATCGCGTTCTTGCCGGTCCGCCCGGGGGTCTCGATCTTGAGCTGGCTTTCGGGGGTACCACCGGCGTACTGACCCCAATCGGCAGGCACACCCTTCGGACCGATCGTCTCGAAGGACGGGTTCTTGAGAAGCTCCTCCTGGGCAGCGAGGGGCAAGGTGACAAGCAGCAGGGCGGCAGCAAGGAACGGGAACCTGGACATGGGAGCCCTCCTGGTCTGGGATGGATCAAGAGTGCGCCGGACGAGGGGTGGATTCCTGCCGCGAACCGGGCCTTCTCAGGCCCCGTCACGGCAGGACCGGGTCGGGGAGAGGCCGCAGGACTCGCTACGCCATGGCGTAGAGGTTCCTCTCGAGCAACTCGTCCTGCATCCACTCCGGCAGGTTCACATAGTGGGCGGAGAAGCCGCAGACGCGGACAAGGAGGTCCTGGTGCAGTTCGGGATGGCGCCGCGCTTCCCGCAGGGCCTCAAGGTCCACGCAGTTCATTTGCAGTGTGGCCAGCCCTTCCGCAACGAAGGTGCGCTCCAGAGCCATCAGGACGTCGGGGTTCAGATGCCCCAGCGGCAGTTGCAGGTCGAGGATGGCATTGGCCGCGCACTGGCGCATGTCTACGCTCGCGGCGCTTCCGATCGCCGAGGTGATCGAGTCGATCCTGTGCAGGCGGCTGGGTGAGATGCCCAGCGAGAGCAGGTCACCGTTGCGTCGCCCATCCGGGGTGGCGAAGGTCTTCCGACCCCAGTGCATGTACTCGATGTAGACGAAGTAGCAGAGCTGGAAGGACCCGCCGCGCTCGTTTCGGAGGCCTCGCGTGTGGTGGAACAGGTCGTCTGAGAGCCGCTTGGTCAGGGCGTTGATCTCGGGCAGGTTGTCGCCGTACTTCGGCAGGGCGATGACCTCACGGCGAAGGGCCTCATGGCCTTCCCAGTTGGCTCGCACGACCTCCAGGAAGTCGTGCAGGTCGTACTTGCCCGTCTCGAAGCACAGGTGCCTGACCACGTGCAGGGAGTCCACGAGATTGGCGAAGCCCACCAGGGGAAGCGCCGTCGGGTTGTACCGGCCGCCTCCTGCAGTGTAGTCCTTGCGGTTTGCGATGCAGTCACGCAGAGCCGCCGAGAACAGCGGTGCGGGGTTGACGCTAGACCAGGCCTTCCCGTTGTGCTCAATCA
This genomic stretch from Armatimonadia bacterium harbors:
- a CDS encoding bifunctional YncE family protein/alkaline phosphatase family protein; amino-acid sequence: MRLPILIVAAALSLAPSFAAPPLLGKPDFPRWSQDTRPADRFDAGTIWGRESSGRGLVPTNQVLTPAGRQVVFSQRANDCAVSPDGRWLAVKGHSRLLLLSIETGTVVRDAALPKAGNSYCGLLWSADGTTLYTSGINGDVFIATVKPDGAVTWADSIPFKPRRPAPNAIPVGMALSADGSRLYVALDGNNTVAEVDLSTHKVLREIDCEMLPYGVASVGRKLYVTNWGGFRPQPGEPIGPAGRWDSIVIDRRSNASARGAVSVVDLDAGKAIRKIEVGKHPSAIVTSPRGDRVYVANTSSDTVSVLDTHADHVIETICVAPVTGMVFGSAPNALCLSSDGGTLYVGNGTNNAVAVVRLCRAARDGEEAVQKREVSRVEGFIPVGWYPGGLSLTPDGKTLCVANIKGIGSRALGRTGFNSHGHRGTVSLVTLPDSERLVRYTRQVALNNRQAHVLAADLKPRMNREPVPVPERIGEPSVFKHVLYIIKENRTYDQVFGDIERAEGDPKLCLFGREVTPNQHKAVDEFCLMDNFHCSGVLSADGHHWATEAYVTDYLEKAFGGFVRSYPYEGDDAMAVAPSGYIWDNCLAHGKTVRCYGEMVQAHIEPKATWTELYKDYLEGTGKYKIYPTTKIDSLRPHLCPTSVGFPATVSDQYRAQQFLNELKQFEATGKMPSFMVMLLPNNHTSGTRPGIPTPRAQVADNDLAVGRILEALSRSRFWRDTVVFITEDDPQAGVDHVDGHRTVGLV
- a CDS encoding glycoside hydrolase domain-containing protein, with protein sequence MWKVLVLLFALCPAMALAQIQAHVIYEPPDPGLRWGTNLLLGARVTGSPHWSDRKPEFAVDGRHDNAGNHWAAENIPVQLTVQLQKPTALNCLRLWTFWDNRRYYQYVIEGSEDGENWRVLADRRDNMTPATAAGETFVFPTATASQVRVTFTRNSASNAAGGHIVEIEGYELPEQQAETAVRRAGRWAQVPEGLQAAWGSTDTHYPREEPPSGTPETSCVAWRGERVSAQMVLSSRKGAQQVRIVPGELRSAEGGVIPGSAVRARFVRYVLADGKLVPDVLDTIARLDLAPCTTRPVWVSIEVPSDTGAGIYTGTIAVQAQGQEPLSLPIKLEVLPATLPPPAEWTYWLDLWQNPYALARYHGVEPWSPAHKAILEPHLRLLAEAGQKCITTTIVYRPWGTQTYDPYDSMVEWIKEADGTYRYDYSVFDEYVELAWRCGIRGAINCYSASSWSGGVRYLDAATGDYITVAAAPGSPEYIEHWSRFLRDFTEHLRQRGWLSKTALAMDEPPAEVAQKVLGVVRQAAPELKVAMAGGNHPELKDLIDDWCVFIDPPLDPAIASERLAKGLPTTVYVCCGPAKPNTFTFSPPSEAEWLGWYAAAQGYSGFLRWAFDSWTQDPLRDTSFVTWPAGDCFLVYPGARSSVRFERLREGVAAYEKVRLVRKALSAREDPAAKQALADLEAALAEFRYATVQKTPAEVTVNAARKALTSATRVTWPE